In a genomic window of Deltaproteobacteria bacterium:
- a CDS encoding haloacid dehalogenase type II, whose protein sequence is MDPKATAAIRLLAFDVFGTVVDWRSRVIAEGEELGRTKGINIDWAAFADAWRSIYRPYMDKVQDGELPWTKLDELHRMMLEETLKKYSLTNLTEEETQQFNLVWHRLRGWPDSVPGLQRLKTKFVISTLSNGNISLLTNMAKFAGLPWDCVLSAENVQRYKPDPEVYRLAPRLFDLKPEQVMMVAAHEHDLQSAKKHGLRTAFVHRELEHGPGKAAAMPDVGHYDIVATSFLDLAEKLGV, encoded by the coding sequence CAGCCATTCGCTTGCTCGCCTTCGACGTTTTCGGCACCGTCGTCGACTGGCGTTCGCGCGTTATCGCCGAGGGCGAGGAGCTCGGTCGAACCAAGGGCATCAACATCGACTGGGCAGCCTTCGCCGATGCTTGGCGGTCGATTTACCGACCGTACATGGACAAAGTACAAGACGGCGAGTTGCCATGGACCAAGCTTGATGAGCTGCATCGAATGATGCTCGAAGAAACCCTAAAGAAATATTCCCTCACCAACCTCACCGAGGAAGAAACGCAACAGTTCAACCTTGTCTGGCATCGACTCAGAGGCTGGCCTGACTCCGTGCCGGGTCTACAACGGCTCAAAACCAAGTTCGTAATCTCGACTTTATCGAACGGCAACATTTCCCTGCTGACTAACATGGCAAAGTTTGCCGGCCTGCCCTGGGACTGCGTCCTGTCGGCGGAAAACGTCCAGCGCTACAAGCCCGACCCGGAAGTATACCGCCTCGCACCGCGGCTCTTTGATCTAAAACCCGAGCAAGTCATGATGGTCGCTGCTCACGAGCATGATTTACAATCCGCCAAGAAACACGGGCTTCGCACCGCCTTCGTTCATCGGGAGCTGGAGCATGGACCGGGAAAGGCTGCGGCGATGCCCGATGTGGGTCACTACGATATCGTTGCGACCAGCTTCCTTGATCTCGCAGAAAAACTCGGTGTCTGA